TAAATGGGACTTTatatgtgaaaactatttctaagatgcgCACTTCCGGATTTTCCGAACTCACTTCATGTTTAAATCACTTGAAACTCCCCAATTGGAAAAATAAATGGTGAacaaacgattggaaccatttccgtgtTTGACCACTTTCAATCAATAGAATAAATTACGAAGAGTAAAAAGAAATGATGGGTATCAGAATACAAATGTCAATAACGTCAacaacattcaacaataacaaaaagTTAATTTTGAGTATGATTTGACCGCTTATGACAACATCACTGTGGCACGATATTGTAGGAAGCTCACATGTCTGTTGTTCAAAGTCTATGGATGTTTTCACGTCATTAGGAACAGgaatttgttgtttgtttttgaaGTCTCTCAGGGTGACGACACAATGTTCTGACTGATGTTGCATacatttttaattaaaaaaaaataaaatctctCTTTCCACCTGTCTTCTCATCCATTTCACCTAATGCTGCTCATTCATAATATTGTTTGAATATTTTGGGAAATAATGATAAATATTTGAATCCTGATGAGTGCATTTCAAAAAAATGATAAATGCAAACTCTGTTTTAAGTGAACTACAGTGTTTTTCCAGTCCCAATTCAATAACATTCTTTGTAATATCCTCTTGATAACTGCATTCTGTGGTTTTGTGCACGTTGTCACATCAGTCCCAAGCAAGTGCTGTTGTCAGGAGTGTTACAATGTGTTGTCTTTCAATTCAGTTCATACAAGAAATTATCATCTTAGATCACCCTATTACGTCTTGTAACTATTTCCCCCCCGTGTAGTTATCTATTCCCATTATCACTTGTCTGTACCTCGAAGTAAAACCTGTGGTTTTATACATAAATAATATTGATACATTTCAAATATACTTTCAAGAAAACATCTCCTTGCATTTTTGTCCAAGATTATTTCTCGTAAATTCTGACCTATAATGTTGCTCATTCATGATTATTGATGTAATGCTGTATAGAGTAATGATATACAGACGACTCCTCATGATGAATTGAGATCATCCTATACTTATGAACAACACTCTCCGCATGTAATGATCGTTTCTCTTTACTACTGGGCTGTAGGCTGCCTTGCACAGTAGTAAACTCCCATTCAGCTGGCGGCGCTGTTGTGCGTTTCCAAGTTTGCCACACACTAGAGTGAAGGAGTTTTTAAAAATTCCTTGACTTAAACACGGAAGTAGTTGGAAACGAGTTTACATTTCGCATTGCTTGTTTGCAGTATAGAAAGACATACTGACTGAACTGAATTGGCTACACAAAGGTCATTTGACTGAAAATGTCTGAACTACAATTGTTGCGTGTGTTTTTGAATGATCGTTTAACGGCGGCTGCTGTGGAGATTTTCGGGGCAGTTGAGAAAACGATAGTGGAGTACCAGGAGGAGAATGATCGGCTACGGAGCATGCTGCGGATCACACCGGAGAATCAACTATGTAAAATAGGTAAGACTCAGTTGCtgtcggtgccatttaagatgagggaggacgattagTTGATTTATGCGCATTGGCTTATTTCTGTTACAGCATATTGGTtgactcattcatattccattcacccagctcaatgtaacatcgatatgtttaggctactacataatACTCAAATGTcacctatacccatcatgaggttgctacaacctagcctatgaatgaatgaAAGTTGACAAAATAGGGTCACACAGATCTAGAGAAAAAAATTGAGgcgacacatggacagacagtgacacataaAATACCACCTTGCCTGCATCTAccttatctagggtgtaatcattagtccaacagttgaaaacaagagtttctattggacaaattcagttaaGTTTATCCTTGTTCCGTTTgtttccatttaagaaacgtttttcaacggagtcggtggaatgaatacactcttgatcacacacaaacactgtttactttcataacagccacatacaaacagctcgttgtattccttctcgcaactatgagctctcctcctctcaccttttcccttcacttgtggacttcaatgtgCAACACCacctgtctgtgaccaggtgaaaaaacctttccaagccaaaccatcatatcataaccgctacacacagccttcaTCATTGTCACCTTATTATAACATCATAGTCAACAGTACTaatagaactaacacgttagtaaacctgctaccgTCATGcaatacagtgtacagtcagtaagcagtttagtaGTTACTCCGGCGGGCCTCTGTAGCAATAAATtcgtaaaaccaaaagcttaccttgacttggaagagttcaagtgttggatagccagctagctaacatagcatccctctgtttgagccaggtgtttgagtaggctaaactagttaGCAGCATTAGCAAGCCAAgtaactgaaagtgaaaaaaataaataatgaaatacaGCTAGCTCTGAGTCAACtattcaccacattttatgcactgcaatgctagctagctgtagcttatgctttcagtactagattcattctcttgtcctttgattgggtggacaacatgtcagttcatgctgcagaACTCTAATAGatcggaggacgtcctccggaagttgtcataattactgtgtaagtctatggaagggggtgagaaccatgagcctcctaggttttgtattgaagtcaatgtacccagaggaggacggaagctagctgtcctccggctacaccatggtgctaccctacagactgCTGCTGAGGCtattgtagaccttcattgcaaaacagtgtgtttaaatcaattatttgagggcatgtgaatatatttagtatagttttatataaaaaggataacttttttaatttctcacaatttttatttttatgaaattcacagaGGAGGGGAGCATCCACTGGTACAATAGGTTAgtatgggctcccaagtggcgcagcgatctaaggcactgcatctcagtgctagaggcgtcactacagaccctggttcgattctaggctgtatcacaacccggccgtgattgggagtcccatagggcggcgcacaattggcccagcgttgtcccggtttggccggggtaggccgtccttgtaaaataagaatttgttcttaactgacttgcctaggtaaataaaggttaaatacaataaAGTATGTAAATCTACTGTTAGGTATATAATTCTGCTCAATTAGTAAACTGGTTAGGCAAATAGAGATCACCatttaacaaaaaaaaatgtaagacATAGTTTTTGAATGTTTCTAACGTTcatttatctagctagctaaacaactaATTGCTCTCTCCATTTATTTATCTTTATAAATAATATATACGGCATTTCGGCTTTAAGCTGTGTACCCTTTAAGATAAAACGAACCAATAAGCAATTCATATGTATGATTAAATTGTGGTCTGTGTCATGCGTTTTGAAATGGCTAGCTGAGAGAACTCGACTCCACCATATACACATCAGTTGTGTTGAGTGCCGGCGGAGTCTACCTCCGATTTACGTAATCGATTACGTCATCAGCCCAAACTGTAAACATGTCCATTCTTTAATCCCTACCCTTGTACCTGTGTTTGACCTGTGTAACTGTGTTATTTTTCTTTGTGTGCTTTAATCCGTAGTTCAAACGTTAATAAATGTCTAATAAATATAGTTAAAACTTATAAAAGGGCCATTATGTGGTTTAAAAAATCTTGGAATGTATCATTTCAAAGAAGAAAcatttttatatttgacattcaaTTAAATGCAAGAAGTCCCACCAAAATGTCTGGATTCCATGGATTTTCTTATTATACAATTGTTTACGTGTAAAATTTGACCTTTTATCAATTTTAACTACCGTTGCTACTGTATAGATgacctctgctcctcctctccttccctccagactcactgcagctgtctgtctctgtctctgaagaggacgttccccctgagcagcagcattgtgagcaggagtggagccccagtctgggacaggaagacccagagacCACACTgattaaagaggaacaggaggaacTCAGGACCAgtgaggaggaagagcagcttcaaGGGCTCTTTGATACGAAATACTCCATATTCACTCCTTCCTGTTTGAAAAATGAATATGATCAGGAGGACCTACTTCCGTCCTTGACTCTTCCCCAAAACCAGACTGTGGATAACAGAGAGCGTGAATCTGAACCAGTGTATCCTAAACCTTTTGGCACTGTGACCCACCTAAGGGGCCTGGACATTCCCTGTGACCCTCCAGATAATCAGAACAATGCCTCAGCCATAAGCAGCAACCCAGTAGGACTTGACAGAAGTCTACCATTTGATCTCAACACACCATTTGGGGAAAACTCTTCCAAACTCAGCACCACATCTAGAATAACTCACCACTGCCGTGACTGTGGTGAAACATTTGCACTGAAAGCTGACCTGCAGAGGCATGTGACTCTCCCCAAGAAGAGACCTTGCGAATGCAGCTTCTGCAAAAAACGCTACAACTCCACCTGTAAACTGAAGGCCCATGTCCGACTCTGTCACGGTGAGAAACCCTGCACCTGCCCCTTTTGTGGCAAGACCTTCAAACAAAAAGGACATCTGTCCACTCACATgagaatccacacaggagagaaaccatttaccTGTGGTTACTGTGGGAAGAGCTTTATTCAGAAGGGGGACCTAAGGAGGCATATCCTGACTCACACAGGaaagaaaccatttagctgtggttACTGTGGTAAAGGCTTCATTCGCAAGGAGCACCTAACTGCACATATACGGACTCACACTGGAGAGTAATCACATGGTCTGTGGTAAAAATGTTCATTCAGAAGGTAAACCTGCTGACGCATGTGAAAAACATCCACAAAGAAACAACAGAATGAAAACGCAAAGGAGAAAGAAAATTAGGACAAAGATCTACTGTCAGAAGATGGGAATAAAAAGGCAGGATGTGAACAACACTCTTAGAAAAGCAAAGAAAGACAGTTAGGACAAAGATCTCCTGTCAGGAGATGGGAATGAAAAGGCAGGATGTGAACAACACTCTTAGGAAAGCAAAGAAAGACAGTTAGGACAAAGATCTCCTGTCAGGAGATGGGAATGAAAAGGCAGGATGTGAACAACACTCTTAGAAAAGCAAAGCTACTCTGGATCATTCCTGCTGTGGGTTTCAGATAAATAGATACACGGTGGATTTACTTTAGTAAAATGTTTTGTGTAAATAAAGTTTGATGTcaattaaaacatttaataatGAACAAACAGTAGTGCCTGTATTATGGGAATCTCACAGATCTGCTGTTCAAAGTCTTGATGTTTTCACGTCATTAGAAACCGCAATATCTGGTTATGTGTagtagggttgttatggtgaccatattaccaccacaccagcaaTCACGAGTcacgaaggcagtcaaattccacctgaccgtttagtcacggtaattaggcttctccaagctctgatgctgctgatggtcaaacttgctaactgcctggtactcagcattgtctattgtccctctaaatcactctgacatcaatgcaaatgtattctaaaatcgaatcaaacacttcatgagagcccatgttgCGCAATATGTCAATAAGCTAAGCAATTCCGGGAGAAAACGGAGTGATtgcctctactaaaaagaggaggatcccatcagctttccataggctaggcctactatatttatttttaagctttcctaatattaaccacattgcttatatttataACAGGagcatagcctacctggctggcatgaaaataaaccccTCGCTATTTAAAGACATAGATGACATGTCATTTTTCCAtctgcccctgtttcgatacaggtgcatgttaatggtccattctaaatcaaaacaaatgtcacacatattaCTTAGTATAtgcaaagacaagattaaatcaagaatagtctgatgggtgacaaaattagcctatcacttgtgaattatatttcacttgtgaatgatgcccagcataagaaacaatgcctttctTTTACGACTTGTTCAATCATAGTCACAcaacctcatgtagcctagcccataggcctatatgttttaattaggtttgtatcacaactaaagtggccaaataacaaATTAAAATTTAGCACAATCTACTTTACAAGTGGTGtaaagcctaactggcatacataagcagcgcgtgagtttcaagtttgcggaagataattttcaccattaaaaatgcacctttataataaaaatattacatgcataattgcatttgcggtcacttttggtAATGGTGTTTTCCActaatggaacattcacgcttatagcctactaccatgtgcgcattgcagcacttataatgtgaagaaatagcctaatagtttattaaacattttaagcttaacgttctgatctgttgtgtcagccacattgcataaaaaaagtttttttgatgCTTGCATTAATTTggaatctatcgcatcccacaactgtcccagactatgtttggaatatttatgtctcgcacagaatagaataggtcgacttttgtactataggggatagtagattgacataggctagtgatgttgctgttctttaggcctactcatcttgttgactgacgaaaagtaaattgtggacagttcttccattattttcaatatgcacctcggaattggaaaAGGACtcgcgcagttgcgtccccgatgtgtctgtcttcacttgtagcctgtgagaaagacccgatcacgtgacggaAAGCCATGTGAGCTGTGATTCAGAGCGTgtagcactcagggagaagggcacaacggccactagccgcaaaaggcatggattttttagggtgcgttacggccacacaaaggggatgccgctatGGAAGTTGAGGCATTATCAAACGCTTGTccaattgtgaatgagagactgatgtagTGTTTGCAGTCtgtgcaaaaaaacaaagcagagctcttgccttttcaagcaacttttttcaaatcatcattagtctcatcatgcagccttaaaatgtattaaacatagcccaatgtttgtagaacaactaaagttacataaataactctaaagtaagcatatacagttgaagtcggaagtttacatacacttaggttggagtcattaaaactagtttttcaacccctccacaaatttcttgttaacgaactatagttttggcaagtcggttaggacatctactttgtgcatgacacaagtcattttgccaacaattgtttacagacagatttttttcacttataactcactgtatcacaatttcagtgggtcagaagtttacatatacaaagttgactgtgcctttaaacagcttggaaaatttcagaaaattatgtcttggctttagaagcttctgataggctaattgacataatttgagtcaattggaggtgtacctatggatgtatttcaaggcctaccttcaaactcatgggataatcaaaagaaatcagccaagacctcagaaaagaattgtagatctccacaagttgggttcatccttgggagcaatttccgaacgcctgaaggtaccacgttcatctgtacaaacaatagtacgcaagtataaacaccatgggaccacgcagccgtcataccgctcaggaaggagacgcgttctgtctcctagagttgaatGTACTATGGTGCTaaaagtgcatatcaatcccagaacagcaaaggaccttgtgaagatgctggaggaaacaggtacaacagtatctatatccacagtaaaacgtgtcctatgtcgacataacctgaaaggccgctcagcaaggaagaagctactgctccaaaaccgccataaaaaatgccagactacggtttgcaactgcacaaagatcgtactttttggagaaatgtcctctggtctgatgaaacaaaaatataactgtttggccataatgaccatcgttatgtttggaggaaaaagggccgaagccgaagaacaccatcccaactgtgcagcacgggggtggcagcatcatgttgtgggggtgctttgctgcaggaggggctggtgcacttcacaaaatagatgacatcatgaggcaggagaattacatggatataatgaagcaacatcagtcaggaagttagagcttggtcacaaatgggtcttccaaatggacaattgatttattttacctttatttaactcggtaagtcagttaagaacaaattcttattttcaatgacacctaggaacagtgggttaactgccttgttcagggacagaacaacagatttgtaccttgtcagctcagggatttgatcttgcaaccttgcggttactagcccaacactctaaccactaggttacgctgccaccccaagcatacttccaaagttgtggcaaaatggcttaaggacaaaaaagtcaaggtattggagtggccatcataaagccctgacatcaatcctatagaaagtttgtGAGAACTTTGTggggagaactgaaaaagcgtttgcgagcaaggaggcctacaaacctgacttagttacaccagctctgtcaggaggaatgggccaaaattcacccaactttttgtggaaggctacccgaaatgtttgacccatgttaagcaatttaaaggcaatgctaccaaatactaattgagtgtatgtaaacttctgacccactgggaatgtgattaaataaatcattctctctactattattctgacatttcacattcttaaaataaagtggtgatcctaattgacctaagacagggaatttttactaggaataaatgtcaggaattgtgaaaaactgagtttaaatgtatttggctaaggtgtatgtaaacttctgacttcaattgtaggtgtacctatttctttgttaaccactcaacacagaatagccacatgtGCGCACTCCCCCAAATCATTTGGAGacaatatcctttctattttattcagctttgttcaattgtattcttcatactataaggAAATCTTGTTTGCtcaatgaactagtgtagcccacagccatttggcatcgCCAGATCAGgatctaacataaggacaactcagacattttcttcatatcatgcctctttagacctgtctaaaataaataatggatttattgtgaaggtgtaggctatattacatgatTTATTAAAATGGTTTATAGGCTTTGATTTGTACTTTTATGTTAGTTAACCGTCAATTACCCTGAGAccaacagttatttgcttgacaatcaccggctgacaaaatttcgTGACTGCCTCAGCCCTAGTTATGTGCTTTGAAATATGCGGCAAACATTTCCAACCAAGTTTTGAAACCTACTGGAGTGATGAGGGTCTTAGCTTTCTGTAGGTATTACATTTATTTCCCAACTCTAATTAGCACCGTTTGAACCGGAGTAGTCCTAGTACGTAGTTTATACATTTTTCACTAGTACTCTGAGATAGACCCATAGCCTAGTCCACGGAGCACGGGACACACCAATAGGTCTATATAGAGGCTACATCATTGGCTATATAGAGGCAACGTCATTGGCTACATAGAGGCAACGTCATTGGGTATATAGAGGCAACGTCATTGGGTATATAGAGGCAACGTCATTGGGTATAATGAGCCAACATCATTGGGTATATAGAGGCAACGTCATTGGCTATATAGAGGCAACGTCATTGGCTATATAGAGGCAACGTCATTGGGTATAATGAGGCAACATCATTGGGTATAATGAGGCAACATCATTGGATATAATGAGGCAACATCATTGGGTATATAGAGGCAACGTCATTGGCTATATAGAGGCAACATCATTGGGTATAATGAGGCAACATCATTGGGTATAATGAGGCAACATCATTGGGTATAATGAGGCAACATCATTGGATATAATGAGGCAACATCATTGGGTATATAGAGGCAACATCATTGGGTATATAGAGGCAACATCATTGGGTATATAGAGGCAACATCATTGGGTATATAGAGGCAACATCATTGGGTATATAGAGGCAACATCATTGGGTATATAGAGGCAACATCCTTGGGTATATAGAGGCAACATCATTGGGTATATAGAGGCAACATCATTGGGTATAATGAGGCAACATCATTGGGTATAATGAGGCAACATCATTGGATATAATGAGGCAACATCATTGGATATATAGAGGCAACGTCATTGGGTATATAGAGGCAACGTCATTGGCTATATAGAGGCAACGTCATTGGGTATATAGAGGCAACATCCTTGGGTATATAGAGGCAACATCATTGGGTATAATGAGGCAACATCATTGGGTATATAGAGGCAACATCATTGGCTATATAGAGGCAACGTCATTGGCTATATAGAGGCAACGTCATTGGCTATATAGAGGCAACGTCATTGGCTATATAGAGGCAACGTCATTGACTATATAGAGGCAACGTCATTGGCTACATAGAGGCAACGTCATTGGCTACATAGAGGCAACGTCATTGGCTATATAGAGGCAACGTCATTGGGTATATAGAGGCAACATCATTGGGTATATAGAGGCAACATCCTTGGGTATATAGAGGCAACATCCTTGGGTATATAGAGGCAACATCATTGGGTATAATGAGGCAACATCATTGGGTATAATGAGGCAACATCATTGGGTATAATGAGGCAACATCATTGGATATAATGAGGCAACATCATTGGGTATATAGAGGCAACGTCATTGGGTATATAGAGGCAACGTCATTGGGTATATAGAGGCAACGTCATTGGCTATATAGAGGCAACGTCATTGGGTATATAGAGGCAACATCCTTGGGTATATAGAGGCAACATCATTGGGTATAATGAGGCAACATCATTGGGTATAATGAGGCAACATCATTGGATATAATGAGGCAACATCATTGGGTATATAGAGGCAACATCATTGGGTATATAGAGGCAACATCATGGCTATATAGAGGCAACGTCATTGGGTATAATGAGGCAACATCATTGGGTATATAGAGGCAACATCATTGGGTATATAGAGGCAACGTCATTGGCTATATAGAGACAACGTCATTGGGTATATAGAGGCAACATCCTTGGGTATATAGAGGCAACATCATTGGGTATAATGAGGCAACATCATTGGGTATAATGAGGCAACATCATTGGATATAATGAGGCAACATCATTGGGTATATAGAGGCAACATCATTGGCTATATAGAGGCAACATCATTGGCTATATAGAGGCAACGTCATTGACTATATAGAGGCAACGTCATTGGCTACATAGAGGCAACGTCATTGGCTACATAGAGGAAACGTCATTGGCTACATAGAGGCAACGTCATTGGCTACATAGAGGAAACGTCATTGGCTATATAGAGGCAACGTCATTGGCTATATAGAGGCAACGTCATTGGCT
The DNA window shown above is from Salvelinus alpinus chromosome 31, SLU_Salpinus.1, whole genome shotgun sequence and carries:
- the LOC139561453 gene encoding chorion transcription factor Cf2-like; the encoded protein is MSELQLLRVFLNDRLTAAAVEIFGAVEKTIVEYQEENDRLRSMLRITPENQLCKIDSLQLSVSVSEEDVPPEQQHCEQEWSPSLGQEDPETTLIKEEQEELRTSEEEEQLQGLFDTKYSIFTPSCLKNEYDQEDLLPSLTLPQNQTVDNRERESEPVYPKPFGTVTHLRGLDIPCDPPDNQNNASAISSNPVGLDRSLPFDLNTPFGENSSKLSTTSRITHHCRDCGETFALKADLQRHVTLPKKRPCECSFCKKRYNSTCKLKAHVRLCHGEKPCTCPFCGKTFKQKGHLSTHMRIHTGEKPFTCGYCGKSFIQKGDLRRHILTHTGKKPFSCGYCGKGFIRKEHLTAHIRTHTGE